From a single Herbiconiux sp. SALV-R1 genomic region:
- the fgd gene encoding glucose-6-phosphate dehydrogenase (coenzyme-F420): MPITLGYKASAEQFGPRDLVEIAVAAEGHGFESVAVSDHFQPWRHTGGHAPSALAWMAAVGERTSSIRIGTSVLTPTFRYNPAVLAQYFASLSVLYPGRVWLGVGTGEALNEIATGAKDWPEFKERFARLRESVALMRELWKGDRVSYEGEYYSTVDASIYDVDPAGVPIYIAAGGPVVARYAGRAGDGFICTSGKGAELYTEQLVPAVKEGASKVGRSFDDIDRMIEIKLSYEETEEAALENTRFWSPLSLSKEQKHDITDPIEMEKAADALPIETIAKRWIVGTDPDAVVESIAEYVSWGFNHLVFHAPGNDQERFMTLFERDLAPRLRALG; encoded by the coding sequence ATGCCCATCACCCTCGGATACAAGGCCTCGGCGGAGCAGTTCGGCCCGCGTGACCTGGTGGAGATCGCCGTCGCCGCCGAGGGGCACGGCTTCGAGTCGGTGGCGGTGAGCGACCACTTCCAGCCCTGGCGGCACACCGGAGGGCATGCCCCGTCGGCCCTCGCCTGGATGGCGGCGGTGGGTGAACGCACGTCGAGCATCCGTATCGGTACCAGCGTGCTGACGCCCACCTTCCGCTACAACCCCGCGGTGCTGGCACAGTACTTCGCCTCGCTGAGCGTGCTCTACCCGGGCCGGGTGTGGCTCGGCGTCGGCACCGGTGAGGCGCTCAACGAGATCGCCACCGGCGCCAAGGACTGGCCCGAGTTCAAGGAGCGCTTCGCCCGCCTGCGCGAGTCGGTCGCCCTCATGCGCGAGCTCTGGAAGGGCGACCGGGTGTCGTACGAGGGCGAGTACTACTCCACCGTCGACGCCTCCATCTACGACGTCGACCCGGCCGGCGTGCCCATCTACATCGCCGCGGGCGGGCCGGTCGTCGCGCGCTACGCCGGCCGCGCCGGCGACGGCTTCATCTGCACCTCGGGCAAGGGCGCCGAGCTCTACACCGAGCAGCTCGTGCCCGCCGTGAAGGAGGGGGCGTCGAAGGTGGGGCGCTCGTTCGACGACATCGACCGCATGATCGAGATCAAGCTCTCGTACGAGGAGACCGAAGAGGCCGCGCTCGAGAACACCCGTTTCTGGTCGCCGCTGTCGCTGTCGAAGGAGCAGAAGCACGACATCACCGACCCCATCGAGATGGAGAAGGCGGCGGATGCGCTGCCCATCGAGACCATCGCCAAGCGCTGGATCGTCGGCACCGACCCCGACGCCGTGGTGGAGTCGATCGCCGAGTACGTGTCGTGGGGCTTCAACCACCTCGTCTTCCACGCCCCGGGCAACGACCAGGAGCGCTTCATGACCCTCTTCGAGCGCGACCTCGCGCCGCGGCTGCGGGCGCTGGGGTAG